DNA from Salvelinus namaycush isolate Seneca chromosome 6, SaNama_1.0, whole genome shotgun sequence:
ctccctcattCTATCCCGTTGTCTCTCTCTGCATCCCTCATTCTATCCCgttgtctctctgcctccctcattCTATCCCGttgtctctcgctctgcctccctcATTCTATCCcgttgtctctctctgcctccctcattCTATCCCGttgtctctcgctctgcctccctcATTCTATCCCgttgtctctctctacctccctcattCTATCCCAttgtctctcgctctgcctccctcattctatcctgttgtctctcactgcctccctcattccatccccttgtctctctctctacctccctcattCTATCCCgttgtctctctctacctccctcattatatccccttgtctctctctctgcctccctcattGTATCCCCTcgtctctcgctctgcctccctcATTCTAtccccgtgtctctctctctgcctcaatCATTATatccccttgtctctctctctctgcctccctcattCTATCCCGttgtctctcgctctgcctccctcATTCTatccccttgtctctctctctgcctccctcattCTATCCCGttgtctctcgctctgcctccctcATTCTatccccttgtctctctctctacctccctcattCTATCCCGttgtctctcgctctgcctccctctgtcATGATatccccttgtctctctctctgcctccctccctcattgTATCCCCttgtctctctttctgcctccctccctcattctatgcccttgtctctctctctgcctccgtcCCTCATTGTatccccttgtctctctctctgcctccctccctcattctacgcctttgtctctctttctgcctccctccctcattctacgcccttgtctctctctctgcctccctccctcattctatTCACttgtctctctttctgcctccctccctcattctatgcccttgtctctctctctgcctccctccctcattctatgcccttgtctctctctctgcctccctccctcattgtatccccttgtctctctctctgcctccctccctcattctacgcccatgtctctctttctgcctccctccctcattctacgcccttgtctctctctctgcctccctccctcattctattccgttgtctctctctctgcctccctccctccctcattgtatccccttgtctctctctgcctccctccctcattctatccctttgtctctctctgcctctctccatcattctattcacttgtctctctctctgtctccctccctcattctatCCCCTTGTCGCTCTCTCAGTCCCCCttcctttctctttttctttctccccctctcttctcttccttgctctgtctttctctctcgttctcatcgttgctctgtccctctctctcctgtctttctcgctCGCCCatgctccgtctctctctccctctatctttttGAAAATGACAAATGTTTCCAGCAGTCACAGTGGCATGGCTTTGGTATTCCGCAATTTAGCCAAAAGCCAGGCTGTATCTGCTCtcagcagggagagagggagtggcgACTGtcagaccagtgtgtgtgtgtgtgtgtgtgtgtgtgtgtgtgtgtgtgtgtgtgtgtgtgtgtgtgtgtgtgtgtgtgtgtgtgtgtgtgtgtgtgtgtgtgtgtgtgtgtgtgtgtgtgtgtgtgtgtgcgtgtgtatgagaTGGGAAAGAGTTGGTCAATTCCACACACACTAAGACTGTGTCAAACACATGCTGAAAAGATGTACATCACAACAACTTTGATCTTAATGACAGCCTAAATGCTGACTGACATGTACTTTAGATCTGCAAAACTGCCCACTTCAGCGACTGCACAGACTAGATGGATTTTCTATGCAGTAGCCACATCTTCAGGCCTTGAAACATCAAAAACACCTCCCaaggggcgcagcggtctaaggcattgcatcgcagtgcttaAGGCGTCAGTATAGAtttgggttcgatcccaggctgtgtcataaccggccgtgactgggattcccatagggcggtgcacatttGGCCCAGAATGGTTACGGGAGGGTTTGGGCTGATTACTAGGCTGATTGCtgtctagtgactccttgtggcaggctgtGCGCCTGCAGGCTGAATTCGGTCGTCAGTTAAATGGTGTTTCTACCGACACATTGGTTCGGCTGGCGGTCGGGTGTTAAGGAGTgcggtttgacgggtcatgttttggaggacgcatgactcgaccttcacctctccgagcctgttggggagttgcagtgatgagacaataTCGCAATTTGATATCACAAGAAAAAATAAGATCTGGTGAAGCTCAGCCCTGAACACCATATTTTGGGGGGTATAAATTACAGCCAGATTGCTCAAGATTGACTTTGAAATTTGAAGTTAGtccatgtcctgaggacgtcAGGATATGCCTTCAAAACCGGCGACGAGGGGCAACAGTGAgagctattaccatcaagtaggcttgggtttttgctatgtttttgtgGACTGGGGTGGTGGATGGATGTATTCCCATGACTCTGTATTCGAAGGTTgtgtgttcaatcccagtggttgacacaatttttttttaaatgatctttAACCATTTGGAATCAATGCCTAAACTttatgttttaaccctatccaaaaccttaacccttaacttataTTTGATATTTGAAATGAAGCTAAGCATGAGGAGCAACCCAGGGTGTCAAAAACATTTAGAAATATGACGTTTGGAGCAACTTTGAAATTTAACGTTTTGAGGAAATTGGTTAAACATCGGAATCTGAAGTCAAAGTGGTCAAACCGTGAGATCTTGTTGGTAAATTAAGACTGCACATAGACTAACTCTAAATAGTTGACTTGATCTCCCAAATTACAAGGCATTTCATCATACTGTGTATATTGGAGGATCTCTGAGCCCCATCGATTATAAATGACCACCAGAAGCATATTAGCTATCTGAATATAATAATAGCCTACTGTCAAGAATAGTAGTAAAATTCAGGCTGGTTAGAAGAGAAATTACTACATGTAAACACTTCTGTTTGAAAATGCAAATTAACAAAGGCAAGCAAATGCCAGCGACACAGGCGGATGCATACAGgatgaaaaacagagagagagaggcggagatacAGAAAGGgcgcagggagagagggagataactgttgagagagagctagagagcgagagagagagaaagacaggggtgggggtgagagagacagagagcagagatagcCTGAAGAAGGAGAAGAGATATTAGCTGGGCAGAGGAAACGCTGCaggatgaacagagagagagagagacagaacggagagaagagaaacagagagacaaagcGAACAGAGGAGAGGCAAAACACAGATAGATCAGGCGATGAGATGTGTCAGAGACAGGAGCGGGAGGCAGAGATTTTACAGTCAACAGACTTTGACATAATCTGGCAGGAAAGGAACAGATTCCAAAAGAAAATGCAGGCGAgggcagagagaaacagagggggagAAATTACATTtgggacatggaggagagagagaagagatggagagattgggcaagagagagagggaaaaggaagGGGGAGTGTAGACATCTACCTTAGTTTACCACATCCTGCAATGTCAAGGCATAAGTTTACTTATATCAGATATAGGCCATACATGagcatgtgggtctgggcaggtgtgatgtaattGATGTTTGTTGTCAGTTGTATGTTTTGTATTACTTTTTGAAAATAAAatctcacaacaacaaaaaatatataatccatACATGCGTTGAAATAGTCTCTAACAAAACACTTCTCGTCTCAAACCTCACAAACAAGCAACGTCTCCTTTTGCAGTTGAACAATTAAGTTGAGCATTAAAAGAGGGGAACTTTCCAGAGAAAAGGCAGCAACAGCCTGTATCATGCATCTCCACCATGTTTCCATAGGACCCCCCTCCATAAAACAAAAGGATGAGGAACATCACTTCCATCTGTTTCAGTTCATTTATCACACTCATCTCCGTCTGTGCCGAGAGAACAACAGCCTACATTCCCCACTACTGTACATTATCCACAATGTAGACATCACACACGGCCTACTCCCAAAATGTGAGTCACTAGCTTCCACTCTATCCGGGAAACTTCCAAAGGTCAAAGACAAGATTGCATTAGAATAATACATAAACATTAGCATTGGGGGCTTGCTGCCTTTGCTCTGCTTTGAAGATGATGACAGTACACTATGTTAGCGAGTCAGCTAACTCATCTtttacctacagtacagtatgctaAGGACTTAGCGCttttatctacagtacagtatgctaAGGAATTAGCGCTTttacctacagtatattatgcTAAGGCCTTTTCACCATACTGAACGAATCCCGAGCCAAACCGAACTGTATTGAGCTGGCCTGTTTATGCATTCACCatagttaataataataataatgtattctGTTTAACGCTTTTCATTACAGAAAATAATCTCAAAACACATAAAAAGCTAAATAAACAAACAATACAATTAAATTGAGGTGGTAGAGATGGAGATTGAACGTCTCTATTTTTCTGGGAACGTGCTAAGAAGGAGCATTAGAAGAAAGGGTATTAGCTATTCAGCTAGCTCCTGATCTTACCTTCCTTGCAGTACTTCCCCTTGTAGCGAGTGTGCGTGCAGTCACAGTGCACCTCGGCATACTGGATGGAGCAGAAACCTCCGTTGAGGCAGGGGTTCTGCTTGGTGCACAGGTACTCCATGTCACTCTGGATGCCCTGGCTGTTGAGCAGGGTGGGGGGCGTCTCTCCCACCTTCAGGTTGGAGATCAGGCCCAGGAACGGGGGCTCGTACTTCACCGTGCTGGAGGTGAGGGCTGAGAGGCGCACGTCGGGCGGGATGCCGCCCACGAACAGGTCGCTGACCACCGCCATCTCCTTCCGCTTGGACTTGACCTCCGCCATCTTGGTCTCGCCGTCTACCATCAGCAGAGTCTCGCGGAAGTTGCGGGTGAGGAGCACCATGTGCCAGCGGTCGTCGTTGACCTGGGTTTCCATGTGTAAAGTGGCGGGCTCGGCACAGTGGATGGCAAAGCGCAGCTGGAGGCGCCCTCCGGCGATCAGGAGCTCCATGAAGTCACAGTTGCCGCCGTCATCTAGATAGAGCACCAAAGCCTTGCTGATGTTGGTCTTGAGGCTGAAGCTCAGCTCGCCCACCGAGCCCGCCTCCCAGCGCCCGTAGCGGGCCCACTGGCCGGGTGCCCCGCCAAACTCCAGCGCCCGGGCCGTCACCAGCAGACTGAGGAACACCAAGGGCCCCATGGGCAAAGCGGAAAACCTCAATCCGCTCGTCATGGTTACAATCCCAATCCTAATAACCCTGCTATTGGTTCAAATTCTCCACACAGTGACGTAGCTCGGCCTAGACTAGCTGCagttgctgtagtttagttttttttgtttgttaagtgtaaacaatagatattatgtCTGATTCTTGCTAGGCAGACTCCTCCTCTAGGCTGGGGGATACGTCAGAGAAGCAAAACCTTCACAGGACCCAATTCCAGATTCCAACCCTGCCCGACTCAgcagttttttttgttgcttaaCTTCTCGGCTGCTTTATCCTGACTCTCGTCTCCGTCTCTCCATTGGTTGGTACCTCTGGGACTCACTGGGAAAAACGAGGCCAGCGGACGGGTAGGGGGAATTACGATAATTGTATCACAGCGTTCCGTTCCCCAACTCAACTCCTAATTCCAAACAGAAATCCCAGCCCCTGGAATCCAGATATAGCTTTTTAGGAAACGTAAGTCAGTCTCTGTGGGCGTGTTTTATAGATGTCGTTAttgggaaaggggggggggggaaagaaggggaggaagagagagcgctGAGGAGGAGTGTGTCAGAGCAGTCTGGTGTCACGTGGACAGCAGTGTATGTTCATGGCGCCAATGGCGTTAAAGCCTTCCTCTCCTGAAGCCTCTGGTTGGTCCACCACAGCTTAGACTGGTCTGGGTCCCCTCATTGTCCCCACAGTCAGGGATCTggaagaaacagacagagaaacctCATTAGACCCTGGTACTTTGTGTAATGGAGGTGGTCCTGTGAAATGCGTGATGAGTAACCTTGTAAGTaagacttgtgttagctcccCAAGCTAAAGCCCTAGGCTTTAGCTCATAGCGCCAATGCAGTCTTGTGTCTCAAGGGAGATCATGGTTTGAATAcggtagtagaagtagtagcaaTAATAGCACATGAAAAATAAGCATTGAAATTGTAAATGGAGTTCCTTTGGGGATCTGCTTTGTAGGGGACATATTTCCATTTGCCAGCTGGTCTCTCTTTTATCAAG
Protein-coding regions in this window:
- the LOC120049488 gene encoding neurexin-2-like, yielding MTSGLRFSALPMGPLVFLSLLVTARALEFGGAPGQWARYGRWEAGSVGELSFSLKTNISKALVLYLDDGGNCDFMELLIAGGRLQLRFAIHCAEPATLHMETQVNDDRWHMVLLTRNFRETLLMVDGETKMAEVKSKRKEMAVVSDLFVGGIPPDVRLSALTSSTVKYEPPFLGLISNLKVGETPPTLLNSQGIQSDMEYLCTKQNPCLNGGFCSIQYAEVHCDCTHTRYKGKYCKEARPLHACPQRDYHSRGPTGVDGRPLPATTASQNGNKRAAAQPTNKRAMGVLGDH